A region of the Cannabis sativa cultivar Pink pepper isolate KNU-18-1 chromosome 3, ASM2916894v1, whole genome shotgun sequence genome:
ATCAATGaagacaattacaaaatcatctAAAAAGTccttgaacactcggttcattaagtccatgaatgctgccgAAGCATTTGTTAATCTGAAGGACATCACCAAgaattcatagtgtccataccgggTACGAAAAGCtatcttgggaatatcctcctctcgaatcctcaaCTGGTGATGACTAGATCAAAGATCGATCTTAGAAAAGACGGTCTTTCTCTGCaattgatcaaacagatcatctaTCCATGGCAAAGGATACTTATTCGTTACCGTCAATTTATTTAGCTCTCGGTATTTAATACACACCTGTAAGGTTCCGTCCTTCTTCTTtacaaacaaaactggtgcacccaaAGGTGAGGTACTCTATCTTGTAAATTTTAAGTCCAACAGTCCATGTAATTGAACCTTCAACTTTTTTagctctgcaggtgccatccGATATGGATCTTTAGATACAGGCTCTACCCTCGGTATCAGATCAATttcgaaatcaatctcccgctttGGTGCTAACCCCAGTAGTTCCTCTAGAAAGACATCCAATCCCAACAATAACCCGACATTTGAATGTCAATCCTAACGCCCTGCTATTTCTAAAATTTATAACCATATTTAAGTGACTCTATTGGCCAAATGTCGCATTCTACTGTTACCGAGCATAAAACATGAAATTCATAAAAGTtcacatataacatatataatgcATCTAGCATTCGAATATATCTCCGTaattgataaaatattttttaaggccTATTTCTGACAATAAGCCTTAATTTTTACTAAGAGACACATAATCACataatattgaattgtattaggtcgtattgtattgtattgtattttatgcaatatttttatgtaaaactatatgtgttataaacttttatggacacttaaatatataatattttagtataaattaaagtttaacatagtattatataaaaatatgatatataatccaattcaatataatacaatacaatacaatacgacctaatacgatgttccaaacgagccctaaatcATCTTCTAATTCCTATAATTTAACTATGCGATCATTACATTTTAtactggaattattttaccctAGTTCGGGAAACCCAAACACTAACCGCCTAGAATGTGTTTCTAAGGCAGGGGTGAAGCTTGTAAATCTGTGGTGTTCATCTTGATTTACATTTTGTATTTTAGCTTTTAATAATCCTTGTAAATTTATTAGTAAAACAACTAGATTTTACTCTTTTAGTATATAATAATGAATTGAGAGTTATTGTCTAATCTCTTGAGACTCTTTTACATGTGAGTCACAATTTTAATACTATATGGATTGATTAAGTATGTTCTTAGACTAGACGATGGTGAGCATTCTTAAAGGTAATTTCTCATCTCATATATTTTTTAGACAAAAAAAAGAAagactaattaggattttttctccccgaactttgacatgtaccaaatcatggcccctgaacttttaaggtcgttaaaaatgccaattgaactattgagattgttgaatttaaggacttttgtccaattttagtaaaaaaattctaacatagatgaaagttcagggggcatgatatagtacatattaaagttccaggagcatgatttggtagatatcaaagtctagggagcatgatttagtacataaacaatcactaaaatagtaaaattgaatggaattagacaaaagtccttaaatctaacaatctcaatagttcaggggaaatttttaacagTAAAAAGAATTCAGGaggcataatttaatacatatcaaaatttatgggaaaaaaaaatcctaattagcaaaaaaaatttaaaaaagctatTTTAGAATATAATTTGAAGAGAATAAAAAGTAGTTTAATAATGTAAACATAAGCTTAGCTTAATAGGTTCACATTTTTTCTCACAAAAAGGAGACCCTAGTTTGAATCCTTATTCcacaatatatatgtaatattttataatgCTATTAGCTATTGATgattactaaacaaatttaattttaaaaatattaaactattagattttgacataataaataataaaagaatttttttaatttttatgcttaatttatcTAATTATATTAAAGAATATTAAAACATTTCTATTTTTATGctatatcaaaaaatatatttatatacaaaatatttaaattaaattcaacttttttttatctttttttttgccGATTTTTTTCCTAGCCACTAGAAacttatttttcttaatattatctATTCACAAGTAATACACATTCAAAATATAtccatatttaaataaaaagtatttttttccttaaaaaagtAGTTTTATgatacaaataaaaattatcatTAAATATATCTAAAATAGGAGTCaagcttgatattttttcaaaaaataaaaatcttattaaatttaaattttagtgaAAAAATTAGACATTTTGTACTCCACCTTTAGATAGAGAGAACTTTTGTGTTCTTCCTAAATAATTTTTGTATCCTTTATGTGCTGTTGAATTTTTGTGTTCTTCCTAATTAACTTTTGTGTCCTTATTAagtgttttgaaatttttgtgCTCTTCCTAATTaacttttttccttttttaagtgtttttgaaatttttgtgtTCTTCCTAATTAACTTTTGTGTTCTCCCTAAGTAAAATACGACACGTTTtgcaaaaagaaacaaaaatgaaCACGTGGATTATAATATGGATTTCATTGTTTGAAACTTGTGCCACGTGGCTTCCCTAAGGCCCAACTATAAATAGAGAAGAAATTTGGAGCTGAGAACGACAACAAACCCATTTAACTCAAAAACTAAAAATGGAACCAgagccaccaccaccaccattctCCTCTTCCTCATCCAAAAACGACACCAAATTGGCCAAAACGACAGACTTATTCCCATTAACAGACGATCTTCTCCACAAAATTCTCTCCAGACTACCGGCGGTGTCGTTTGCTTCGGCTGCTTGCGTCAGCAAGTCCTGGAATCACCTCTGTAACCAGGTCCTCTCTCGTCCCAAGCTCGCCTCCGCTCTCTCTCTCGATCCTTCTCCAGAGGTAATTGCTTTCTTCCCATTTGCATTTTCTGGGAAAATTTCAAAGCTTTGAGaaaatttcttcttctttttttttttgtttggacaTAATTATTGATAGATTGCTGTGAGTGAGGTTGTTGATAAAGTTCTTGCTGAGCCAATTCGACCCCATTTCGTTCTTGCAAGTATTGGAAGTGGGTTTCGCTTGTATGACGTTTCCAGACTTGTATGTAATCTTTcgcttttgttttgtttgtttagtatttttcatttgttattttttgaaattttgttttttttcattGGTAATGTAGATTTCAAGGAAATTGGGTTCGAAAACACCATTGATTATATCAACTTCTCTTGGAGTAATTGGAAGAGATGCTGTTACTGATGAAGTTACAGAGGTTCATTTCTTTGTATTTCTTATTTTTGCTTTTGTTGTGagagtttgtttttgtttttgttttcaaGCAAGGGAGAAGTTAATAATGTATTTGTTTCATTTGGGgaaaaataaacaacaaattttagGTTAAGTGGATTAGTTTGGCTGGAGATTTAAGTGATGATGATGGCTCAGTAACTGCAGAAGATGACAACTTTGGTATAGTTTTAACAGTTGGATTTGTGCCAGGACTAGTAGTTGATGTTGTCCCATTGTTACGGCCAACAAAGGTGACATATTCTGTGCCTTGAACTCACTgccaattttgttatttttatatttgaaactCGTGGTTGTAGCTTTGTTATATGGATTGTTCATTAACTAGCTAAAGAAAAAACATGTAAGCTCTTTGTGCATCTTGAACTGAAAATCAATGTTATTGTTTGGTGAAAATTTGGGCTGGCATCAGGAACCTCGAAATGCAATGCTTGAGAAATTTGTTACAGACATAAGGGGTTTCTGCTCCTCTGTTTCGGGTGGTCAATCCCCAGTAGGGATTATTGTCTTCGGAGTAAGTTTTTTAGTTGGTTCATTGTCTGTTCTTGCTAAACATATTTGGTATTGATTGTGTTGCTAAATTCTGACATCATAGATGGAACAGGAAGGGCTTGTTGACATGAAACCAATAGTCAACATTTTGGGTGAGTTTCTTGCGATTTTCAGTTatcttttgtttattttaaataagaattttCGGAATATGCTTATGGTTACATATTGTTAGGAAAGTTTTGTTCAATAATGGCATCTCAAAATCAAACCTTTCAGATTATGCTATGCCCAAGGAGACTGTTATTGTGGGTGATGAGAGAGGTCGCTTTTTGTACAAGAGTGGAAATGAGTCCCGAAATTTCTGTGGAAGTGCAAAATACTTTACTGATGCAGTAGCTCTTGTATTTGCCAAGGATAGAAACAGGGCTTACGGTATTATAATTATGTTCTTCTCGAATAAACTATATGGATTGCTGTTAATACTGCTGTTTTGTTAACTATATTCCTGTTCCTTATACATTCTGGTTCGGTTCGGTGGTAATGAACAGGCAATGGAAACATTCAATTCCATGTCGCATTATCCAATGGAGTGACACCAGTTGGCCCACGATACAAGGCAGCTTCTGTTAAAAGGAATTGTTCTGATCATTCAACTTGGCTGACGGCGAAATTAGAAGGGCAACAGGCTGTTCTCGATGGGCAAAGAATTTTGAATGATATCAATGATGAGGTATTCTAGCATGATTGGTTTTAGGTCTCAGCTAGTATTTATGCtgcactttttgaaaaattatgcaCCTGAAGATAGTAATTATGAGCTTTTGCCCCATCTTTTTGGGGTTCATTGACACAGTTGGGGGATCATGCTGGTTCTTCTGATCTGTACATTGGAGTTACGACGAGGAGAAATTGTTCTATCCGATCAGAAAAGCCAAGATTGCTAACATCTTTAGCTTTCCATGGAGTTGTAGAGTAAGCTTATTTTTCCATCTTTACATGTCCTCTTTCTCCTTACCTTTTTTCTTCTTATGTCTTTATATTCTGTTGCTGATTCATAGCAAAGCAGCTTACTTGACTGTACCATCATTGAATTTTGACATAATCTTGTTTTATAGGGGAGATGAAGAGTATCTTTATGTAAGCGGTGAAGGTATCAGAACAGGAGATTACTTTCAATTCTACCGTTCGGATCCTGAAGCTGCATTGAGCTCAATCATTAGTGTCACTCAAAAGATACAAAACTTAAAGCTAGATCAAAACCAGAAGAACAGCTGTTCTCAAATTTTTGGAGGTTTGATTTTCTCATGTTACGGCCGCAGTGAACCCTTCTTTGCAAGCAACGTCGACAGTGTCCCATTTCTTGAGAATTTAGCCGAGGTTCCATTCGGTGGAATATTTTGTGGAGGGGAAATTGGGCGTGGCCCTTCGAGCTTGGTTGACGAAGATCGGCAAGAAAGTCCTGTCAGCTGCTGTCTGCATGTCTATAGCACTGTTTATCTTGTGATGACATGTACTCCTCCTTAGAATTGCTAGTTACCATTTTGAATGATAAGGgttgtgttgtgttgtgttgtgttgtgttgtgtgaTGTTGGAAATTAATTAGCACATGTCCATGAAGTTGATATTCATGCTGTAATGTTTCTTCTAATTGGAAATGAAATAAGTGTTTTTGTTTTGTAAAGTGGGACTAAGAGACTGAGTTTTGTGTTCCAAGTGCCATAGAAAATAATGCTCAGTGGTCATACTTCTTAGTCATTGCCAAGTATGTTGTTGTACTAAGGTTGATTAGTCTAAAGTACTCTTTTTTTGTTGTCATATCTTCTCTACATTTCAAAAAACTAGATGTATGTAGAAAAAATAAAGTAGGTGtaaatttgtttttgtttaatctgtttaAATAACTATTACTTTAAAATGTTCctgttatatataaaaaattgaaaaatgtatAGTGCAAGGGGTGCAttgatgcatttttttttttttgttgaaaaaagtAATCAAACTTTATTAACCTTCAAATTCTGCTACCACACAGTGTAGCAAATCAGTTGGGACATCCCTCATATTGAAATTACGATCAGGATATAAACTAACTGTTCTTGTAAATGAATGAGCCACTACGTTTGCTGACcgtttgacaaaaaaaattgaaacataTTTTAAATCAATAAGCAAACGTTTACACTCTTTAATAACCTGACCAAATAAAGAGTTTATCTCAATGGAGCTTCGTATCGCTTGAACCACCACAAGGCAGTCGGTTTCGAGTACCACAGGCTGCCACCGGTTTTGCTTTATCCAACTAAGTATCTCCCTAACACCAATTGCTTTCGCTAGCTCCGGCCTAACAGCTCCATGACAGTATCTTATAGCATTGATGCATTGATgccttttttatttgtttatgtatttgattttttttttcatcaaatatatttttttatagttgtctatattgtagttatttaagatatcatgaaattttttttataattatatacgttgtagttattttaaatattttacaaaattttaaaaagtttagAAAAGTGAAAGTAAGATTCAAACAATTTGTTGTAcgcgtaatttttttttttttattttatacgcatgTGAAATAAGACTGTTTGAACAATGCTTTgcatattgtaaattattttgactttttaaaaatttatatcttaaataactataacatacatgaatatgaaaaaaaaataaaattaattttttttagatgtcAAAACAGATAAAAAGTGTATCATTGTATTCTTTTTAGGGGTGCATTGTTGAAAACTAGAAACACCCAAAAAcaattatatagtttttttctatAAGAAATGTTATTTCAATTAAgaaagttattatttttattgttctgaaaaataaaatttttaataaaatgtaatttgtattatttaatacatatgtAACAAATGATTCGTATTATAATATCTACAAAGGATCTAGGGTCAACCCCAATCTCTTCGACCCAGATTGGACACGGGCTTGGACCGAACTGGACTAAGACCCCGGACCCGACCCAGAGTTGGTGTTGGGGTCgagtttataaaaaatatattataattttacacaatttattgaTATAAGTCAATACCAaatataatattgtattaaataatactaagataatataatacaatacaatctaACAcaatatacaatacaatacacgTAACAAACGagttctatattatttatttgttgtatTTTTTGGATCGTCTTGTGCCATCTTCTTTTGTTGTATGCTTGTTCATTGTTGTGTAAAACTACATATCTAACTATGAGATAACTCATAATTCATTGTTGGTGGGGGTTAGCATGTGAGAGACATGTATTGTTATATTTGCCCGTGTAGCCCCAATTTTAAGCTGATTTGCTAGTTTGAAATGACACAGAATATTGCACCTacagtctattttttttttttagtgtagcataatagtattttacaatttattaaTAGCTTATAATATAAAGGTCTTGGATTCGAACACATCACCTTTCTATTTTTCTCATCTTTCCCTCACCATTAAGCTAGCCTTAGTAGCTTAACAGGTATAGTCTATTATTAGGAAGTCGAAATCATCAGTTCGTGACATAGAGCATGACATTTTTTATGTGAACGATTGTACAAATATATGCATGATTCTCAAATAGTTTCACAGCTTATTTCTTAATAATGTTTAGTAAAAAGTGaacaaaatataaatacttCTAAGAGTTATTCAATCAAACTGATATTCTGTATATTGGAATCATTTCAATACtgtaaaaatatcaattttttatattcAATTTAACTGTAATTACTAGCAGCGAAAAttctcatttttaatttttttgttaaagttcttaaGAAGTGTAATAAGGTGTATCAGGCTTTACATAGTAATCAAATAAttagataaaataaattaaggGTGTGTGTGCTTAATTTAATGTAtgtatagtataaatttaaatatgttcaATAAAATTTTATCGATCAAAGtgtctttaattatataaattttaaattagaatttaattatttaaatatgatCAATTTAgttaaattgataaaattttattaattaattttaattttaagttaataagtATGCACAATTTCAAAATACAAAtaagtattattaaaaatattaagtaccatacttgtttttcaaaaaaatacaaaataccaAATGAGTATATTCCATAAAATGAAATAGTTATAACTAAAGTTATTTGAcacaataattattatttaatattatcaaattcataataaatcaCAAACAACATAACACCTTGTTGTTGAAATCAGAATATTTTTAGCTACATTTTTATTAAgttataatatttttagaaaactaaaattaatttgatttacaAGTATTTATGAATACATGATCATTAGCTAAGAAGCCTTATTGCTATTGCTATAAATTtccataacataatcatatggTCTAAACCcaactctttttttttccctttccaAAACTTAGTACCTAAAAAGTGCAAATCAAAAGGGTAAAAAGAATAGCAAGAAACCAGGTCAAACAAAGATATAATTGTGTATGACAATTTGAGAATGAGAAAGAAGTGATGAGACAAAGATGATGATTATGTAATTTTAAGGTACAAATTCAGTCATGAATGAATATgtgaaaaaatataagaaaatcaaGTTCGAAAGAAAAGTGTTAAAGAAAAAGGTCATTAAGGGAAGAGAAAGCAGTCGAGATATTGGCACGGctcaatcaaataaagatgacCCCAATTTTTAGGGGAGATTTGATTTGATTGAACCATTCCAATATCCCACCATTTTTATCCAAacacaaaaatatgaaatttagtAACCAAAACTTGGGAACCAAACAAATTTACCTCTTTGCTTGGTATTTCTATTCTGTCTCAGCACTTAGTATTTCCCATTCTTTCCTTTGATGTGTGCCTAAATAGTAT
Encoded here:
- the LOC115711419 gene encoding F-box/LRR-repeat protein At5g63520 isoform X2 produces the protein MEPEPPPPPFSSSSSKNDTKLAKTTDLFPLTDDLLHKILSRLPAVSFASAACVSKSWNHLCNQVLSRPKLASALSLDPSPEIAVSEVVDKVLAEPIRPHFVLASIGSGFRLYDVSRLISRKLGSKTPLIISTSLGVIGRDAVTDEVTEVKWISLAGDLSDDDGSVTAEDDNFGIVLTVGFVPGLVVDVVPLLRPTKEPRNAMLEKFVTDIRGFCSSVSGGQSPVGIIVFGEGLVDMKPIVNILDYAMPKETVIVGDERGRFLYKSGNESRNFCGSAKYFTDAVALVFAKDRNRAYGNGNIQFHVALSNGVTPVGPRYKAASVKRNCSDHSTWLTAKLEGQQAVLDGQRILNDINDELGDHAGSSDLYIGVTTRRNCSIRSEKPRLLTSLAFHGVVEGDEEYLYVSGEGIRTGDYFQFYRSDPEAALSSIISVTQKIQNLKLDQNQKNSCSQIFGGLIFSCYGRSEPFFASNVDSVPFLENLAEVPFGGIFCGGEIGRGPSSLVDEDRQESPVSCCLHVYSTVYLVMTCTPP
- the LOC115711419 gene encoding F-box/LRR-repeat protein At5g63520 isoform X1; the encoded protein is MEPEPPPPPFSSSSSKNDTKLAKTTDLFPLTDDLLHKILSRLPAVSFASAACVSKSWNHLCNQVLSRPKLASALSLDPSPEIAVSEVVDKVLAEPIRPHFVLASIGSGFRLYDVSRLISRKLGSKTPLIISTSLGVIGRDAVTDEVTEVKWISLAGDLSDDDGSVTAEDDNFGIVLTVGFVPGLVVDVVPLLRPTKEPRNAMLEKFVTDIRGFCSSVSGGQSPVGIIVFGMEQEGLVDMKPIVNILDYAMPKETVIVGDERGRFLYKSGNESRNFCGSAKYFTDAVALVFAKDRNRAYGNGNIQFHVALSNGVTPVGPRYKAASVKRNCSDHSTWLTAKLEGQQAVLDGQRILNDINDELGDHAGSSDLYIGVTTRRNCSIRSEKPRLLTSLAFHGVVEGDEEYLYVSGEGIRTGDYFQFYRSDPEAALSSIISVTQKIQNLKLDQNQKNSCSQIFGGLIFSCYGRSEPFFASNVDSVPFLENLAEVPFGGIFCGGEIGRGPSSLVDEDRQESPVSCCLHVYSTVYLVMTCTPP